CAGAACGACTTAGTGAATTAGAAGAAGGGACAAAAGCCCGCATTGTTGGTATTCGTGGAGGTCCTCCTACATATCGTCAAAGACTATTAGACCTTGGCTTAACCCCGGGTACTGTTGTTAAGGTGAACAGAGAGGCTCCTCTGGGAGACCCTATTGAATTAGAATTAAAAGGTTATTTCCTTGCATTACGGAGAAAAGACGCATGGCATATCCTCGTCGAGCCTCTTCCCAACAACCCCGAGTAATAATCGTTGGTAATCCCAATTGTGGTAAAAGTTCTATCTTTAATGAAATTACAGGGGGTTTACAAGAGGTAAGCAACTACCCGGGAGTAACTGTTGAAAAGAAAATTGGTTTCTTCCATTATGAGGGGGAAGATATTCGCGTGGAAGACTTACCCGGTTTATACTCACTTACTCCATATACAGACGAGGAAATAATTGCTCGAGAAGAAATCCTGAAGTCGGATGTGGGTCTTATTATAGATGTTGTGGACTCTTTAAATTTAGAACGAAATTTGTATCTTACTATTCAAATTATGGAATTGGGTAAGCCTTTTATTATTGCTTTAAATATGAGTGATATTGCTCAAAAGAGGGGGGTAATCATTGACCACGAAAAACTATCTCGTATATTAAATGTACCGGTAGTTAAAACTGTGGGAAACAGAGGGGAAGGTATTGAAGAATTAAAATCTCATATTTACTCTTATATCCGAAAGCAAAGTATATGGGTTCCTAAATATGTAACTTACGGGCATGAAGTTGATATCGTGGTAGAACAACTCTCTGAATTTTTAGTGAATAGATTACCTGATAATGAAAAAGAAAAAGCGTGCTGGTATACCATTAAGTTGTTAGAAAAGGATTACAGATTACTTGAGGAGGTTAAAAATAAAATCTCCGATTCACAGGAACTCGAAAGAAATCTTGAGAATGCTATCAAAGAATTAGAACAACATGAGAATGAAGATTCGGCAGTTATTATCGCCCAGAGGAGATATGGTTTTGCATCAGGTGCTATTCGGGAATGTGTGAGTTATACTGGTGAAGCAAAACAAAATATAACAGACCAGATTGATAATATCATTTGTAATCGTATCGCAGGACCTGTCATCCTTTTAGGTGTAATAAGTTCGTTGTTTTATGTTGTATTTAAAACAACTCAGGAGTGGAAGTGGATACCTTTTCCCAACGAATAGGTAAGTCCGGTTGAATTGTTTGAAAAATTCTTTGAGAACTTTGCTTTATTGTTTTCATTTCTGGCAAAAGACTACCCCGCTATTTATTCCCTTCTATCCGATGGTATTATTGGGGGAGTGGGTGCCGTATTAAGTTTTATTCCTTTAATTTTTGTTCTCTTTTTGCTCATATCTGCATTGGAAGATACAGGATATGTAGCCCGTATCGCTTTTATATTAGACCGTTTGATGCGTATTTTTGGATTACAAGGTAGGTCCATACTGGCTTTAATTATCTCTGGTGGAATAGGTGCGGGTGGCTGTGCTGTCCCGGGAATACTGGCGACACGGACATTACAGGAACGGAAAGACAAAATTATAACCATGTTAGTTATCCCTTTTATGAGTTGCGGAGCCAAATTACCAGTTTATGCCCTGTTAATTGGTGCTTTTTTTCAAAACCACCGAACGATGGTAATGTTAACTTTGTGGGCATTATCATGGCTTATCGCGCTCATTAGTGCATTTATATTAAGCCGATTTGTCATTCGTGGGGAACCAACGCCATTTGTGCTGGAGTTGCCCCCTTATCATGTACCTGTTTTCAAAAGCGTTTTACGCCATGCATGGGGTAGGACTTGGATGTATATACGAAAAGCAGGGACATTAATCCTTGCAGTAAATATTATTATGTGGGCACTGATTTATATTCCTATCCCCCATCAAGGAACAACACAGAATAACGAACAACCAGGTATTGAATCCAGCATTGCCGGAATTTTGGGGAGAGCCATAGAACCTGTCACAAAACATATCGGGTTTGACTGGAAAGTAAATATAGCACTTATTGGAGGAATGGCAGCAAAAGAAGTGATTGTCGGTACATTAGGCACCGTGTATCGCATGGAAACTTCTGAAAACAATGTAAATGAACAGGACTCCCTATCTGCTAATTTAGCCCAACATAAAGAATGGTATCCTCTTCGAGCATTTACTCTTATGATATTTGTGATGCTATATGCTCCTTGCGTTGCCACTTTAGTAACCATAGGACGCGAAACGGGGACTATTCGAATCCCTATATTTTCCTTGTTTTTCTCTACTACGGTAGCATTCGTTGTTTCATTAATTGTTTTTCATATAGGTCATTTATTATCATTGGGAACATAGTATCTCTTTTATAAAAATATATAGATACAATAAAACTCTATGTAAAATG
This Candidatus Hydrogenedens sp. DNA region includes the following protein-coding sequences:
- the feoB gene encoding ferrous iron transport protein B; translation: MFEKFFENFALLFSFLAKDYPAIYSLLSDGIIGGVGAVLSFIPLIFVLFLLISALEDTGYVARIAFILDRLMRIFGLQGRSILALIISGGIGAGGCAVPGILATRTLQERKDKIITMLVIPFMSCGAKLPVYALLIGAFFQNHRTMVMLTLWALSWLIALISAFILSRFVIRGEPTPFVLELPPYHVPVFKSVLRHAWGRTWMYIRKAGTLILAVNIIMWALIYIPIPHQGTTQNNEQPGIESSIAGILGRAIEPVTKHIGFDWKVNIALIGGMAAKEVIVGTLGTVYRMETSENNVNEQDSLSANLAQHKEWYPLRAFTLMIFVMLYAPCVATLVTIGRETGTIRIPIFSLFFSTTVAFVVSLIVFHIGHLLSLGT
- a CDS encoding FeoA family protein; this translates as MKNFCNTERLSELEEGTKARIVGIRGGPPTYRQRLLDLGLTPGTVVKVNREAPLGDPIELELKGYFLALRRKDAWHILVEPLPNNPE
- a CDS encoding ferrous iron transporter B; this translates as MAYPRRASSQQPRVIIVGNPNCGKSSIFNEITGGLQEVSNYPGVTVEKKIGFFHYEGEDIRVEDLPGLYSLTPYTDEEIIAREEILKSDVGLIIDVVDSLNLERNLYLTIQIMELGKPFIIALNMSDIAQKRGVIIDHEKLSRILNVPVVKTVGNRGEGIEELKSHIYSYIRKQSIWVPKYVTYGHEVDIVVEQLSEFLVNRLPDNEKEKACWYTIKLLEKDYRLLEEVKNKISDSQELERNLENAIKELEQHENEDSAVIIAQRRYGFASGAIRECVSYTGEAKQNITDQIDNIICNRIAGPVILLGVISSLFYVVFKTTQEWKWIPFPNE